TAAAACCTCTTCCGGCACATCAAAACTTTCCATCATTGACATGGTTTTCTCAATCGTGGCCTCAGCCATTTTTCCTGGAAGTTCCGGATCAATTACTGTACCTAGCAGGTGATTGAATAACAAGTATAAAAACGTACCCAAAGCATATATTACCATAAGCGATTTAAATCCTTCGCTTAAAGTCATGTATCCACCTCTTGCCTTTCTCACCTGGGTTCCCATAAAAATCATAATTGCCAAACTAAAGACCAAAGAGAATCCGATATTCCAGAAACTAATCATGGTTTCTATCCCCATAACGTAAGTTACCATCATGTATACAATATTGACAACCCCGTAGATTAATCCGTTTTTGATGTAAAATTCTTTATCCAGCATCTTTAAGTCTTTTTTAGGTTTTTCAGTGCCAGCAAATATATTCAAATGCATAGAATTTATGGCTTTTGATTCACGTTATTACATAGATGGTTTCGCTTCAATTTCAAATACTCAGATTTTCATCAAACTATTTTTTTAACTATTTCAGAAATATATTTTTGAAGCCACTTTTAAGAATATGAATTTACTTCGATTAACTTTTCTTACTCTTCTCTTATTCACCGGAATAATTGGAAACGGACAAGAGAGCCTGGATGAAAAAGCCTCTTTAAATAGTCCAATTTCTTTTAGGTTGAATTATGGGCACGCCAGTGTAATTGCCACCAATGATTTTTTAAGAACGGAAAACAAAAATGGAACTCCAATCACCGAAGCAAGAAATATTACGGGAGAAATTCTATTTCAAACAGTTGGAAAAAAAGACTGGCATCAATTAAACAGTTTCCCTAAATATGGTTTTGGAGTCCAGTATATGTGGTTTCCGCAAACAGATGAAATTGGAACTCCTCTATCCATTTATGCATTAATGGAAGGCCCCATACACCGATGGAAAAATGCACAATTGGATTGGGCATTTCATTTTGGGATGAGCGTGGGATGGAATCCTTTTGATTCAATTTCCAACCCCTATAACGTTTTATTAGGGTCTACAGCATCCATCTATGCACATTTAGGTGTTTTGTATCATCAACGAATTACCGATAGATTTGGATTAGAAGCAAGCCTGGGATTAAGTCATTCAAGTAATGGAGCCCTTAAAATGCCCAACTTTGGAATTAATATTTTAGACCCCAGAATTGCAGTGACGTATAGTTTGAGTAAGGAACGTCCTCAGTTCATATCCAAAAAATTATCGGAATTTAAACCTTCAAATGAAATCTCATTGACCTACGCCATGGGCTCCAAACAAATTGATGTATCCGGATCTGACCCTCAATATCAACAACAATTTGGTAAAATGAGTTTTACGGTGTATAACTTCGTTCTGGCATATCAAAGACAAATATCCCGAAGATCAAAAATCGGTGCAGGAATCGATTTTACCGTTGATCCATCCGATAATGTTCATGGATTGGCTTATGGTGATG
This genomic interval from bacterium SCSIO 12643 contains the following:
- a CDS encoding acyloxyacyl hydrolase; this encodes MNLLRLTFLTLLLFTGIIGNGQESLDEKASLNSPISFRLNYGHASVIATNDFLRTENKNGTPITEARNITGEILFQTVGKKDWHQLNSFPKYGFGVQYMWFPQTDEIGTPLSIYALMEGPIHRWKNAQLDWAFHFGMSVGWNPFDSISNPYNVLLGSTASIYAHLGVLYHQRITDRFGLEASLGLSHSSNGALKMPNFGINILDPRIAVTYSLSKERPQFISKKLSEFKPSNEISLTYAMGSKQIDVSGSDPQYQQQFGKMSFTVYNFVLAYQRQISRRSKIGAGIDFTVDPSDNVHGLAYGDENAAFPVPFSEQAKLALVLSYEYNIDKFSLLLQPGFYFYRTTHDPTPFFYQRIGGRYMLYKGLYAGVSLRAVNFGQADWIEFNFGYKVKF
- a CDS encoding DUF4199 domain-containing protein — translated: MNIFAGTEKPKKDLKMLDKEFYIKNGLIYGVVNIVYMMVTYVMGIETMISFWNIGFSLVFSLAIMIFMGTQVRKARGGYMTLSEGFKSLMVIYALGTFLYLLFNHLLGTVIDPELPGKMAEATIEKTMSMMESFDVPEEVLEETYNEMGTVREDIHDNYTIGGFIQTYVTMVAMGTIGALIGAAITKKENPNPFHEDSINLHE